In Nocardioides sp. W7, the genomic stretch CGCCGCCGTCGCGGCCGTCGCCGACGGCTTCGCCCGCAAGGCCGAGAAGGCCTCCGGCGCGGCCGCCGAGGTGCTCACCGCCAGTGCCGGTCTCGCCAAGGACAAGGGCCTGCGCGGCGCGGTGCGCAAGCACCTGCGCGCCGGCGACGACCTGCTGGCGTCGCTGCACGCCGGGGTCGAGCAGTTCGTCGGCATCTTCACCGGCATGGGCGGGCTGATGGCCGAGCGGGTCACGGACCTGCGCGACATCGAGCGGCGCGTCACCGCGCACCTGGTGGGGGAGCCCGAGCCCGGCGTACCCACGCCCGAGCTGCCGTCGGTGCTGGTCGCCGAGGACCTCGCGCCGTCCGACACCGCGGGCCTGGATCCCGCGCTCGTCGTGGCGCTGGTGACCGAGCGCGGCGGGCCGACCAGCCACACCGCGATCATCGCCCGCCAGCTCGGCATCCCCTGCGTGGTGGGCGTGGGCGGGGCGATGGGGCTGGCCGGCGGTACCCCGCTCCTGGTGGACGGCACCGCGGGCACGGTCGAGAGCGACCCCGACGCCGCCGAGGCCGAGCGCAAGGTCGCCGCCGACCGCGAGAGCCGGGCCGCCCTGGCCGCGTGGGAGGGACCGGGCCGCACGGCCGACGGCACCGCCGTCAAGATCCTGGCCAACGTCGCCGACGGCGAGTCCTCCTCGCAGGCCGCCGGGGCGCCGGTCGAGGGCGTCGGGCTGTTCCGCACCGAGCTGTGCTTCCTCAACCGCAAGGACGAGCCGTCGGTCGAGGAGCAGGCCCAGATCTACGCCGAGGTGCTGCGTCCGTTCCACGGCAGGTACGTCGTGGTCCGCACGTTGGACGCCGGATCCGACAAGCCGGTCGCGTTCGCGACCCACGAGGGCGAGGAGAACCCCGCCCTCGGTGTGCGCGGGCTGCGGCTCTCCTTCGACAACCCCGCGCTGCTGGAGCGCCAGCTCGACGGCATCGCCGCGGCCGCGAAGTCCACCGACACCGAGACCTGGGTGATGGCGCCGATGGTGGCGACCGTGGCCGAAGCACGGGCGTTCTCCGCGCAGGTCCGCAGCCGGGGCCTGAAGGCCGGCGTGATGGTCGAGGTGCCCTCGGCGGCGCTGCTCGCGCACCGGATGCTCGAGGCGGTCGACTTCCTCTCGATCGGCACCAACGACCTGACCCAGTACGCCATGGCCGCGGACCGGATGGCGACCGACCTGGCGCACCTCACCGACCCGTGGCAGCCGGCCGTCCTCCAGCTGATCGCCATCACCGCCCACGCCGGGCAGCAGGCCGGCAAGCCGGTCGGGGTCTGCGGGGAGGCGGCTGCCGACCCGCTGCTCGCGTGCGCGCTCGTCGGCATGGGCGTCACGTCGCTGTCGATGGCCGCCGCCGCCGTACGCCCCGTCGGCGCGCGGCTCGCCTCGGTCACGATGGATGTCTGCGAGGAGGCCGCCGAGGCGGCGCTGTCCGCCGCCGACCCGATGGCCGGGCGCGCGGCGGTGCTCGGGGTGCTGGAGCGGGCCTGAGGCCTTCGCACGCAGCGGACGTCATCCGGACGGAGCCGTAGGTGGCTCCATCCGGATGACGTCCGGCACGCGGGTCAGGTCAGAGCCGCAGCCAGGCCAGCACGGCGCGGACCCGGCGGTGGTCGTCGGTGTCGAGCGGGAGGTCGAGCTTGGTGAAGATGCCGTTGATGTGCTTGGCGACGGCCTTCTCGGTGACCACGAGCTCGGTGGCGATGGCGGTGTTGGACCGGCCCTCGGCCATCAGCGCGATCACCTCGCGCTCGCGCGGGCTGAGCCGGTCGACGGGCTCCTCGCGGCGGCGGGCCATGATCGTGGCCACGACCTCGGGGTCGAGGACGGTGCCGCCGGCGAGCACGCGTCGTACGCCCTCCACGAACTCCTCGACGTCGGCGACCCGGTCCTTCAGCAGGTAGCCGACCGCGCCCTCGCCGCTGGCGAGCAGCTCCCGGGCGTAGAGGTGCTCGACGTACTGCGAGAGCACCATGACGGGGAACGCCGGCCGCTCCGTGCGTACACCGATCGCTGCACGCAGGCCCTCGTCGGTGTGCGTCGGTGGCATCCGGACGTCGAGCACCGCCCCCTCCGCCTCCGGGAGCCGGAGCGCGGTCTCGAGGTCGCCGGCGTTGTCGACCGCCGCGACGATCGTGAACCCG encodes the following:
- the ptsP gene encoding phosphoenolpyruvate--protein phosphotransferase, with product MVTGSPAVPSVVLTGTPVVPGAAYGPALLARAEISPAAVEAFGSGGYADDEAALAAYDAAVAAVADGFARKAEKASGAAAEVLTASAGLAKDKGLRGAVRKHLRAGDDLLASLHAGVEQFVGIFTGMGGLMAERVTDLRDIERRVTAHLVGEPEPGVPTPELPSVLVAEDLAPSDTAGLDPALVVALVTERGGPTSHTAIIARQLGIPCVVGVGGAMGLAGGTPLLVDGTAGTVESDPDAAEAERKVAADRESRAALAAWEGPGRTADGTAVKILANVADGESSSQAAGAPVEGVGLFRTELCFLNRKDEPSVEEQAQIYAEVLRPFHGRYVVVRTLDAGSDKPVAFATHEGEENPALGVRGLRLSFDNPALLERQLDGIAAAAKSTDTETWVMAPMVATVAEARAFSAQVRSRGLKAGVMVEVPSAALLAHRMLEAVDFLSIGTNDLTQYAMAADRMATDLAHLTDPWQPAVLQLIAITAHAGQQAGKPVGVCGEAAADPLLACALVGMGVTSLSMAAAAVRPVGARLASVTMDVCEEAAEAALSAADPMAGRAAVLGVLERA
- a CDS encoding response regulator transcription factor, whose protein sequence is MRLVLAEDHALLRAGLIQLLEGNGFTIVAAVDNAGDLETALRLPEAEGAVLDVRMPPTHTDEGLRAAIGVRTERPAFPVMVLSQYVEHLYARELLASGEGAVGYLLKDRVADVEEFVEGVRRVLAGGTVLDPEVVATIMARRREEPVDRLSPREREVIALMAEGRSNTAIATELVVTEKAVAKHINGIFTKLDLPLDTDDHRRVRAVLAWLRL